One genomic region from Gammaproteobacteria bacterium encodes:
- a CDS encoding CRP/FNR family transcriptional regulator, cyclic AMP receptor protein — protein MFDKVSLFAGLSVDDFATLRVHTTSRSYPKNTVVLSQGDETDSLYIIETGSVKIYVSDEEGREFILGTLKEKDYFGELALLDKGRRSASVMTLEACRLWVITRENFLHWVSNRPEVLMNLIQTLVKRIRRLDEDISSLALLDVYGRIARVLLQRAMLIDNQHVIERITHQEIASTVGASREMVSRILKDLKQGGYIEIEGKCIIIKEHLPNNW, from the coding sequence ATGTTTGACAAAGTCTCGTTGTTCGCCGGATTGAGTGTGGATGATTTTGCTACCCTACGGGTTCACACTACGTCCAGAAGCTACCCAAAAAATACGGTGGTGCTTAGTCAGGGGGATGAAACTGACTCTCTTTACATCATCGAAACCGGCAGCGTGAAAATTTATGTTAGCGATGAGGAAGGGCGGGAGTTTATCCTGGGGACACTCAAGGAAAAAGACTATTTTGGCGAACTGGCACTGCTTGACAAAGGCCGTCGCTCGGCGTCGGTCATGACCCTTGAGGCTTGTCGCTTGTGGGTTATCACCCGTGAAAATTTCCTGCATTGGGTTTCCAACCGTCCCGAAGTTTTGATGAATCTGATTCAGACTTTGGTCAAGCGCATCCGTCGCCTTGACGAGGACATTTCCAGTCTTGCCCTGCTAGATGTGTATGGACGCATCGCGCGGGTGCTCCTGCAACGGGCCATGTTAATTGATAATCAGCATGTCATTGAACGCATTACCCATCAGGAAATTGCCAGCACAGTGGGCGCTTCGCGCGAAATGGTTAGTAGAATTTTGAAGGACTTGAAACAAGGAGGGTATATCGAGATAGAAGGCAAATGTATCATCATCAAAGAACACCTGCCTAATAACTGGTGA
- a CDS encoding two-component system, sensor histidine kinase and response regulator, giving the protein MQSITGYFNGLTVFRRMLGFTAIAVLSILIIGLSMFLQLEKMRKINENFHFNAYIPNDSIKEMKYKVFYVRRVLRDANQEQNKALRENILQQLAIHDGDFFNDIRKLQSSSLSDSQLLMDIDILYRKLVFYRSGVIDKIRTGNQNEVWEMTADDYASNPSALLLSNLDRLSTIISKNAIALEKASRSLYKDEQLIFIIIITTFLLLIIVGAALFTKSITQPLRDLRDHIIKLSQGQLDVVIPYQNQRNEIGEIARRVTVLQEFYQKLEEQRWIKSNIAILSALCQRARTTAELGKELLSNISPLLGAGQGLFFIVNKNPRTPVKIASYGDADQTTSPNVAGARLVTQCILDKKPLSITAPIPEDYFRIGSGLGESTPKAIQIYPVMIADQVLGVIELATFHTFNNNQLALLDALIPIVAMSLEIINHDEQNKILLKTTQIQTIELVRFRRYIEKSRDGIYVAEAQTGRIVDATPSAWLSLGYSRDELLQKYVWDVEAMLPSLEEWRLHVATLRQCGEITNQGLFMRKDGSRFPTEVKIGLIVDSGTEYIIGTARDMTERKQAEIALAALEERSRLILSSVEDGIIGIDNKNNTVFINPAASSLLGYTDEELLNHPLHAMVHYANLNGSEHAIETCHVYQTGQDGIPRKVKNDILWKKDGTPIPVEYATTPMYKANELMGSVMVFRDISQRQQAEAELAALEEYSRLILSSVREGIIYMDTDGQITFANPAALALLSYTSEELIHQPMHAKLHHTYLDGSEFPIEQCPMLQTTQDGQPRTVDSEVLWDKNGQSIPVEYITTPVYGEEKIIGVVMVFRDITERKRAEAAIRDAHEQQQAIFESATIGISFIKDRIFQKCNRKCCELFGYDQNELIGRTTRCLYPDEQSNREVDLAYAELNNGGIYQRIQQILRKDGSTFWCHMSGSAIAVGDPSRGSVWTFSDVTKEREAVESLRQAKEIAESATKMKSDFLANMSHEIRTPMNAIIGLSHLLLKTELTPRQQGYLKKIQGSSQHLLGILNDILDLSKIEAGKLTIDKTEFKLEKVLENVASLLIEKSSAKGLELLFNIDPAVPEYLIGDPLRLGQILINYTSNAVKFTEQGEIDLRVRIIEETDQEVLIHFSVRDTGIGLTEEQKSQLFQNFSQVDQSATRRFSGTGLGLAISRKLAELMDGEVGVDSVHGQGSTFWFTARFGRGSAHSSTPRLLPPKTQGRRILIVDDNDQARMIFTEMLTNMAFAVDAVASGQEAVEAVRRSASNQPYDLVSIDWWMPEMDGIETARQICALELAAKPHIIMVTANGKEEVFKQARDTGIEEVLIKPVSASALFNTTMRVLGIPSLSEQESSFPSLQEVTAELAIRQGARILLVEDNELNQEVAMALLSEAGFVVDLAVNGELAVQQVQQANYDLVLMDMQMPIMDGITATLEINRLPSFIPPPIVAMTANAMRQDREQCREAGMVDHVAKPIDPEELWRILLKWIKPRAPAKSKPEAKLGVTVTNTLPTKIHGLDMMAGLRRVLNKQSLYLSMLRKFLKTQKIAPAAITAALDADDWETTGRLAHTLKGVAGGIEARELQTEAARLEAIIKEKQQRTIIDEQLAAVATCLTPLITDLETKLLPEATVESGMVFDVNQVREVCAKIADRLINDDFGVNKILTDNADLLQTAFGNDYREIEENIQHFDFDNALRALTQAAEKINIFKRRKYIDR; this is encoded by the coding sequence ATGCAATCCATCACTGGTTATTTTAACGGCTTGACGGTATTCAGGCGTATGTTGGGTTTTACCGCCATTGCCGTTTTATCCATTCTGATCATTGGTCTGTCGATGTTTCTACAACTGGAAAAAATGCGAAAAATTAATGAAAATTTTCATTTTAACGCATATATTCCAAACGACTCGATCAAGGAGATGAAATATAAGGTGTTTTACGTGCGCCGTGTCCTGCGTGACGCTAATCAGGAACAAAACAAAGCACTGCGGGAAAATATTCTTCAACAACTGGCAATACACGATGGCGATTTTTTTAATGATATAAGAAAATTGCAAAGCTCCTCCCTGAGCGATTCCCAGCTTTTGATGGATATTGATATTCTATATCGAAAACTTGTTTTTTATCGCAGCGGGGTCATTGATAAAATCCGAACTGGAAACCAAAATGAAGTATGGGAAATGACCGCAGACGACTATGCCAGTAATCCAAGTGCATTGTTGTTATCCAATCTGGATCGACTTAGTACGATCATATCCAAAAACGCCATTGCGTTGGAAAAAGCATCGAGATCGCTTTACAAAGATGAACAACTGATTTTTATAATCATCATTACGACTTTTTTATTGCTAATTATAGTCGGCGCCGCACTTTTTACCAAATCAATCACGCAGCCATTGAGGGATTTACGCGACCATATCATAAAATTGTCCCAAGGCCAGCTTGACGTGGTGATTCCCTATCAAAACCAACGCAACGAGATTGGTGAAATAGCAAGAAGAGTAACCGTGTTGCAGGAGTTTTATCAAAAACTGGAAGAGCAACGCTGGATAAAGTCAAATATAGCTATTCTCTCGGCACTGTGTCAACGCGCCAGGACAACCGCTGAATTAGGAAAAGAACTGCTGTCGAATATTTCTCCGTTATTGGGTGCGGGGCAGGGCCTATTTTTCATCGTGAACAAAAATCCGCGCACCCCGGTAAAAATTGCCAGCTATGGAGATGCCGATCAGACCACATCACCAAATGTTGCTGGCGCGCGACTGGTAACGCAGTGCATCCTGGATAAAAAACCATTGTCCATTACTGCACCGATTCCCGAGGATTATTTTCGTATTGGCTCTGGATTGGGTGAATCCACGCCAAAAGCAATCCAAATATATCCAGTGATGATTGCCGATCAGGTATTGGGCGTAATCGAACTGGCTACATTTCATACGTTTAATAATAATCAGTTGGCATTGCTTGACGCCTTGATACCGATAGTCGCCATGAGTCTGGAAATCATCAATCATGATGAACAGAACAAAATCTTACTCAAAACCACCCAGATACAAACTATCGAATTAGTGCGGTTTCGGCGTTATATTGAAAAAAGCCGGGATGGCATCTATGTCGCTGAAGCGCAAACCGGGCGGATTGTCGATGCCACCCCATCTGCCTGGTTATCCCTGGGATATAGTCGTGACGAATTGCTGCAAAAGTATGTCTGGGATGTCGAAGCCATGTTGCCTTCCCTAGAGGAATGGCGGCTGCATGTCGCTACTTTACGTCAATGCGGTGAAATCACTAATCAGGGGCTATTCATGCGCAAGGATGGCAGCCGATTCCCGACCGAGGTAAAAATTGGATTAATCGTCGATTCTGGCACGGAATATATCATCGGTACTGCCCGCGATATGACCGAACGCAAGCAGGCCGAAATAGCGTTGGCCGCGCTGGAAGAACGGAGTCGCCTGATTTTATCCTCGGTCGAGGATGGCATCATTGGCATTGACAACAAAAATAACACCGTCTTTATCAATCCCGCAGCAAGCTCATTGCTCGGTTATACCGACGAAGAATTGCTCAATCATCCACTGCATGCAATGGTGCATTACGCCAACCTGAATGGCAGCGAACATGCGATTGAAACTTGTCATGTATATCAAACCGGACAGGATGGAATTCCACGCAAAGTCAAGAATGACATTTTATGGAAAAAGGACGGCACGCCAATACCGGTTGAATATGCGACAACCCCGATGTACAAGGCTAATGAACTAATGGGATCGGTTATGGTCTTCAGGGACATCAGCCAACGCCAGCAGGCTGAAGCTGAACTTGCCGCACTGGAAGAATACAGCCGCTTGATTTTATCTTCGGTAAGGGAAGGCATCATTTACATGGATACCGATGGACAAATAACTTTTGCCAATCCTGCGGCACTTGCGCTGCTTAGTTATACGTCCGAAGAATTGATTCATCAACCCATGCACGCTAAATTACATCACACGTATTTGGACGGCAGCGAATTTCCAATCGAACAATGCCCAATGCTCCAGACAACGCAGGATGGCCAGCCGCGTACCGTGGATAGCGAGGTATTGTGGGATAAAAATGGTCAATCAATTCCGGTTGAATATATCACTACCCCAGTTTATGGAGAAGAAAAAATTATCGGCGTAGTCATGGTGTTCCGCGACATTACCGAGCGGAAACGGGCAGAAGCGGCGATTCGGGATGCCCATGAACAACAGCAGGCCATTTTTGAATCCGCGACTATCGGGATTTCCTTCATCAAGGATCGTATCTTTCAAAAATGTAATCGCAAGTGCTGCGAACTATTTGGATACGATCAAAATGAATTGATTGGTCGGACGACACGCTGTTTATACCCCGACGAACAAAGCAACCGTGAGGTCGACTTGGCTTACGCTGAATTGAATAACGGTGGTATCTATCAGCGGATACAGCAAATCCTGCGTAAGGACGGATCGACTTTCTGGTGTCACATGAGCGGCAGTGCCATTGCTGTCGGCGATCCATCGCGTGGCTCGGTATGGACATTCTCCGATGTGACCAAGGAACGCGAAGCGGTAGAATCATTACGGCAAGCCAAGGAAATTGCCGAATCCGCAACCAAGATGAAATCCGATTTTCTCGCCAATATGAGTCACGAAATTCGCACACCGATGAATGCCATCATCGGGTTATCTCATCTACTATTAAAAACTGAGCTTACTCCGCGCCAACAGGGCTACCTAAAGAAAATTCAGGGATCTAGTCAGCATCTGCTGGGAATTCTTAACGACATTCTCGATCTATCCAAAATAGAAGCCGGTAAGTTGACGATAGATAAAACGGAATTCAAGCTGGAAAAAGTGCTCGAAAATGTCGCCAGCCTGCTCATTGAAAAGAGCAGCGCCAAGGGGCTGGAATTATTGTTTAATATCGATCCGGCGGTTCCTGAGTACCTCATCGGCGATCCATTGCGGTTAGGGCAGATTCTCATTAATTACACCAGCAATGCGGTTAAATTCACCGAACAGGGAGAAATCGACCTGCGAGTCAGAATTATCGAAGAAACCGATCAAGAGGTATTGATTCATTTTTCCGTGCGTGACACAGGCATCGGTTTGACCGAAGAACAAAAGAGTCAATTATTTCAGAATTTTTCGCAGGTAGACCAGTCAGCTACCCGCAGATTCAGTGGTACGGGTTTAGGATTGGCGATTTCTCGGAAACTGGCGGAATTAATGGACGGTGAGGTGGGGGTTGACAGTGTGCATGGTCAGGGATCGACCTTCTGGTTTACCGCGCGATTCGGTCGCGGCAGCGCGCACTCCTCAACTCCCCGGCTGCTCCCGCCCAAAACGCAGGGACGACGGATACTGATCGTCGATGATAATGATCAGGCTCGCATGATTTTTACCGAAATGCTGACCAACATGGCCTTTGCTGTTGATGCGGTCGCCTCGGGTCAGGAGGCGGTGGAGGCGGTACGTCGATCAGCCAGCAATCAGCCCTATGATCTGGTGAGCATCGACTGGTGGATGCCAGAGATGGATGGCATTGAAACTGCACGGCAAATTTGCGCCCTGGAGTTGGCGGCAAAACCGCATATCATCATGGTTACCGCCAATGGCAAGGAGGAGGTGTTCAAGCAGGCGCGCGACACGGGCATTGAGGAAGTACTCATTAAACCTGTCAGCGCATCCGCTCTGTTTAATACCACTATGCGTGTGTTAGGTATTCCGTCGTTGTCAGAGCAAGAATCTAGTTTTCCGTCGTTACAGGAAGTAACCGCAGAGCTGGCGATTCGTCAAGGAGCACGTATTCTGTTGGTCGAGGACAATGAACTCAATCAGGAAGTGGCGATGGCGCTACTCTCGGAAGCGGGTTTCGTCGTCGATCTGGCCGTCAACGGGGAACTGGCGGTGCAACAGGTGCAACAAGCCAACTATGACCTGGTGTTGATGGATATGCAGATGCCGATCATGGATGGCATTACCGCCACACTGGAAATTAACCGGTTGCCATCATTCATTCCCCCACCGATTGTTGCAATGACTGCCAATGCCATGCGGCAGGACCGTGAGCAATGCAGGGAGGCAGGAATGGTTGATCACGTCGCCAAGCCAATTGATCCCGAGGAACTCTGGCGAATCCTGTTGAAATGGATCAAACCGCGCGCGCCGGCTAAATCGAAACCAGAAGCGAAACTAGGGGTAACCGTTACCAACACACTACCAACGAAAATCCATGGACTGGACATGATGGCGGGCCTGCGACGAGTCCTGAACAAGCAATCGCTCTATCTTTCCATGTTGCGAAAATTCTTGAAGACTCAAAAAATCGCTCCCGCAGCCATCACTGCGGCTCTGGACGCAGACGACTGGGAGACCACCGGACGCCTGGCTCACACATTAAAGGGGGTAGCCGGTGGCATTGAAGCGCGCGAATTACAAACCGAGGCCGCACGGCTGGAAGCAATCATCAAGGAGAAGCAGCAACGAACGATAATCGACGAGCAATTGGCCGCCGTGGCGACATGCCTGACTCCATTAATTACTGATCTGGAAACTAAACTTCTACCGGAGGCTACTGTCGAATCTGGGATGGTTTTTGACGTCAATCAAGTACGGGAAGTTTGCGCCAAAATTGCCGACCGATTGATCAATGACGATTTTGGCGTCAATAAAATTCTTACGGACAACGCTGATTTGTTGCAAACCGCTTTTGGCAATGACTATCGGGAGATTGAAGAAAACATTCAGCATTTCGATTTTGACAATGCTTTGCGGGCGCTTACGCAAGCAGCCGAAAAAATCAATATTTTTAAGCGGCGGAAATATATTGATCGCTGA
- a CDS encoding conserved hypothetical protein (Evidence 4 : Unknown function but conserved in other organisms), translating into MTLKKIRKNFSSFNANEALQALQINELFRWEIEIEIKPYKPSHFLAERLRRLENFDLIFSERAKELLIDALCEEVIEKHHYLKIWKAAPLHSDEYKGQVDYLIAPRKAYLSTPLLCVVEAKKDDFEQGLAQCLVEMKACQWNNEQAGSRITVYAIVTNGEVWKFYQLTIEGQVFATLPYSLADRNKILAILEQIFTQCENNLSKIQIRAC; encoded by the coding sequence ATGACGCTAAAAAAAATTAGAAAAAATTTTTCCAGTTTTAACGCTAATGAAGCTTTGCAAGCTTTACAGATTAATGAATTATTTCGTTGGGAAATCGAAATTGAGATTAAACCTTATAAACCAAGCCATTTTTTAGCGGAACGTTTACGCCGATTAGAAAATTTTGATCTGATTTTTTCCGAGCGCGCCAAGGAACTATTAATTGATGCGTTATGTGAAGAAGTGATTGAAAAACATCATTATTTAAAAATATGGAAAGCAGCACCCCTGCACAGTGATGAATATAAGGGACAAGTAGATTATTTGATTGCTCCTCGGAAAGCCTATTTATCCACTCCCTTACTCTGTGTCGTAGAAGCCAAAAAAGATGATTTTGAGCAAGGACTTGCTCAATGTTTGGTCGAAATGAAAGCCTGTCAATGGAATAATGAACAAGCTGGATCTCGAATTACTGTTTACGCTATTGTTACCAATGGCGAAGTTTGGAAATTTTATCAACTAACCATCGAAGGGCAAGTTTTTGCAACATTACCTTATTCCCTAGCAGATAGAAATAAAATTTTAGCCATTCTCGAACAAATTTTTACGCAATGTGAAAACAATCTTTCTAAAATTCAAATTAGGGCTTGTTAA
- a CDS encoding hypothetical protein (Evidence 5 : Unknown function), protein MNLQLYKNLNFSLSFYAEDALTPAVAESRNFYNRGILRLRFAARRMASYFSTA, encoded by the coding sequence TGCAACTCTATAAAAATTTGAATTTTTCTCTGTCGTTCTACGCCGAGGACGCATTAACGCCCGCAGTCGCAGAATCTCGGAATTTCTATAATAGAGGGATTCTGCGACTTCGCTTCGCTGCGCGCAGAATGGCTTCCTATTTTTCAACTGCGTAA